One genomic region from Arthrobacter sp. FB24 encodes:
- a CDS encoding LysM peptidoglycan-binding domain-containing protein, translated as MKAAKARSTQPPLRLTRRGRIVLVGVPLILLTVLLISLAGFLNSPAKAADSASELSVTPTVSVTVQPGQSLWEIAGSVAPERDTRDVVADIVQLNNLDGGRVMPGQQIFVPAS; from the coding sequence GTGAAGGCGGCGAAGGCAAGGTCCACGCAGCCGCCCCTCCGCCTGACGCGCAGGGGGCGCATCGTCCTGGTGGGAGTGCCGCTGATCCTGTTGACGGTGCTGCTGATCTCGCTGGCCGGCTTCCTGAACTCGCCGGCGAAGGCGGCGGATTCCGCGTCCGAGCTTTCCGTGACCCCCACAGTGTCAGTGACGGTGCAGCCGGGCCAGTCCTTGTGGGAGATTGCCGGCTCCGTGGCGCCGGAACGAGACACCCGGGACGTTGTTGCCGATATCGTTCAGCTCAACAACCTCGACGGCGGCAGAGTCATGCCGGGCCAGCAGATCTTTGTCCCCGCAAGCTAG
- a CDS encoding histidinol-phosphate transaminase has protein sequence MTDQLERLNRLPLRTNLRGLTPYGAPQLDVPILLNVNENTHGVPADVLVAISEAVTAAAAGLNRYPDREFTELRERLAEYLGHGLGAENIWAANGSNEVLQQILQAFGGPGRTALGFPPTYSMYPLLASGTDTEYIVGQRADDYGLSAESAAQQVRELQPNIVFLCSPNNPTGTGLGLDVVEAVYAAGEASQTVVIVDEAYHEFAHDGTPSALTLLPGRERLIVSRTMSKAFALAGARLGYMAAAPEVADALRLVRLPYHLSAITQATALAALTHREALMADVEDIKLQRDRIVTELTRMGLKPAASDSNYVFFGGLENPHEVWQGLLDRGVLIRDVGIPGHLRVTAGTETETTAFLEALELILTGQPSVPA, from the coding sequence GTGACTGACCAGCTAGAGCGCCTGAACCGACTTCCCCTCCGGACCAACCTGCGTGGCCTCACCCCGTATGGTGCGCCGCAGCTGGACGTTCCCATCCTGCTCAATGTCAACGAAAACACCCATGGCGTTCCGGCCGATGTCCTCGTGGCCATTTCCGAGGCCGTGACCGCGGCTGCTGCGGGGCTGAACCGCTATCCGGACCGTGAGTTCACCGAACTCCGGGAGCGACTGGCCGAGTACCTTGGCCACGGCCTGGGTGCGGAGAACATCTGGGCCGCCAACGGATCCAACGAAGTGCTGCAGCAGATTCTGCAGGCATTCGGCGGTCCGGGACGTACCGCACTTGGTTTCCCGCCCACGTACTCCATGTATCCCCTCCTGGCGAGCGGGACCGACACCGAATACATCGTCGGCCAGCGTGCGGACGACTATGGCCTCAGTGCCGAATCCGCTGCGCAGCAGGTCCGGGAACTGCAGCCGAACATCGTTTTCCTGTGTTCACCCAACAACCCCACCGGCACCGGGCTGGGACTGGATGTGGTGGAGGCCGTGTATGCGGCAGGCGAGGCCAGCCAGACCGTCGTGATCGTCGATGAGGCTTACCACGAATTCGCGCACGACGGCACGCCCAGCGCCCTCACGCTTCTTCCAGGCCGTGAGCGGCTTATCGTCTCCCGAACCATGAGCAAGGCATTTGCGCTGGCCGGAGCACGCCTGGGCTACATGGCTGCCGCGCCCGAGGTTGCGGATGCACTGCGGCTGGTGCGGCTGCCGTACCACCTGTCCGCTATCACCCAGGCCACTGCGCTGGCTGCCCTGACCCACCGCGAGGCACTGATGGCCGACGTCGAAGACATCAAGCTGCAGCGCGACCGGATTGTCACGGAACTGACCAGAATGGGCCTCAAGCCTGCCGCGTCCGACTCCAACTACGTTTTCTTTGGCGGCCTGGAGAACCCGCACGAGGTCTGGCAGGGGCTGCTCGACCGCGGGGTCCTGATCCGGGACGTTGGGATCCCCGGGCACTTGCGCGTCACGGCAGGCACTGAGACGGAAACCACAGCCTTCCTGGAAGCCCTTGAACTGATCCTGACCGGCCAGCCCAGCGTCCCGGCCTAA
- the hisB gene encoding imidazoleglycerol-phosphate dehydratase HisB, which yields MSTNGSIAAEARTARMERSTSESSVLVEINLDGTGVSDISTSVPFYDHMLTALSKHSLIDMTVKATGDIHIDVHHTVEDVAITFGEVLRTALGNKAGIRRFGEATVPLDEALAHAVVDVSGRPYLVHGGEPAGQEYHLIGGHFTGSLTRHVFEAITLHAGICLHMNVIAGRDPHHIVEAQFKAFARALRAAVEPDPRVEGIPSTKGAL from the coding sequence ATGAGCACCAACGGATCCATTGCTGCCGAGGCCAGGACCGCACGCATGGAGCGTTCCACGAGCGAATCGTCCGTGCTCGTCGAAATCAACCTCGACGGCACCGGCGTCTCGGACATCAGCACCTCGGTTCCGTTCTACGACCACATGCTGACCGCATTGTCCAAGCACTCGCTCATCGACATGACGGTCAAGGCCACCGGGGACATTCACATTGACGTCCACCACACGGTGGAGGACGTCGCCATCACCTTTGGCGAGGTCCTCCGGACTGCCTTGGGCAACAAGGCCGGCATCCGCCGCTTCGGCGAAGCCACCGTGCCCCTCGACGAAGCCCTGGCACACGCCGTGGTTGACGTCTCCGGGCGTCCCTACCTGGTACACGGCGGAGAGCCTGCGGGCCAGGAATACCACCTGATCGGCGGACACTTCACGGGTTCGCTGACCCGCCACGTCTTCGAAGCCATCACCCTGCACGCCGGCATTTGCCTTCACATGAACGTCATTGCGGGACGGGACCCGCACCACATTGTGGAGGCCCAGTTCAAGGCGTTTGCGCGGGCACTTCGCGCGGCCGTTGAACCGGATCCCCGCGTGGAGGGCATCCCCTCCACCAAGGGCGCACTGTGA
- the lexA gene encoding transcriptional repressor LexA — translation MAAQATGGRATQRSQQSPAKPKGLTVRQKKILETIQRSVNDNGYPPSMREIGDTVGLASLSSVTHQLSQLEKLGYLRRDPKRPRAMEVLMPLTLDEGTAKISGVEKPARLRTIGGLAVSELATATDTAMVPLVGRIAAGGPILADQVVEDVMPLPRQLVGHGELFMLKVTGDSMIDAAICDGDWVVVRRQSDAVNGDIVAALLDDEATVKTFRQRDGHTWLLPQNTQYEPILGDHANIMGKVVSVFRSL, via the coding sequence ATGGCAGCACAAGCCACCGGCGGCAGGGCTACGCAGCGGAGCCAGCAGTCACCAGCGAAGCCGAAGGGCCTCACGGTACGGCAGAAGAAGATCCTGGAAACCATTCAGCGGTCCGTCAACGACAACGGCTATCCGCCGTCGATGCGTGAAATCGGCGACACCGTGGGCCTGGCCAGCCTCTCCAGCGTCACCCACCAGCTCTCGCAGCTCGAGAAGCTGGGCTATCTCCGCCGCGACCCGAAGCGTCCACGGGCCATGGAAGTGCTCATGCCGCTGACCCTGGATGAAGGTACTGCCAAAATCTCAGGTGTGGAGAAGCCTGCGCGGCTGCGCACTATTGGCGGACTGGCCGTCTCCGAACTGGCCACCGCAACCGACACGGCCATGGTCCCCCTGGTCGGCCGGATCGCCGCAGGCGGCCCCATCCTGGCTGACCAGGTGGTGGAGGACGTGATGCCGCTGCCACGGCAACTGGTTGGCCACGGTGAGCTCTTTATGTTGAAGGTGACCGGCGACTCCATGATCGACGCCGCCATCTGCGACGGGGACTGGGTTGTGGTCCGCCGGCAGAGTGACGCGGTCAACGGCGACATTGTGGCAGCCCTGCTGGATGACGAGGCCACAGTCAAAACGTTCCGGCAACGGGACGGCCACACCTGGCTCCTGCCGCAGAACACGCAGTATGAGCCCATCCTCGGCGACCACGCCAACATCATGGGCAAGGTCGTCTCCGTGTTTCGCTCGCTGTAG
- a CDS encoding ATP-dependent DNA helicase — MSDPGAGETSGSAGEEFVIELLDRAVSGMGGQSRSGQHEMARQVARAIDSGDHLLVQAGTGTGKSLAYLIPLIAHSQVSDKPTLVSTATLALQTQIVGRDLPRLLETITPALERPVKVALVKGRANYVCRHKLDGGFPSEEPSEGQLFSLGEDTSVPHFAASLGGPASQLGKEVVRLREWAEKTATGDRDELMPGVTDRAWRQVSVTSMECLGAQKCPMAAECFSELARQDAAEADVVVTNHAMLAVSAFEGLAVLPEYDVVVVDEAHELQDRVTGAVSGQLSVAMVHAAASGARKNTGITVDALNNAAANLELAIAGVPSGLLPNGLNDEQLDCVDQLREACRAALSDSKGDSANTADGGRQLARSRLMVILELCERLIAARENREVVWFSRNSTFDPQQGYSQPDDAAPALINIAPLSVAGKLRDGLFAGHTVVLTSATLAIGAAFEPAAGGLGLVGPGAPSWTGVDVGSPFDYPKQGILYVASHLPKPGRGTSPEALDELEKLIRASGGGALCLFSSRRAAEEAAEAMRPRLDVSILCQGESTMTALVRQFADEPDTCLFGTMSLWQGVDVPGGSCRLVVIDRIPFPRPDDPLMTARSRAVAQAGGNGFMSVSATHAAIRLAQGAGRLIRSTGDKGVVAVLDSRLSTERYGGFLRAALPPFWPTTDPAVAVAALSRLAQAPTAAAAG; from the coding sequence ATGTCTGATCCCGGGGCCGGAGAAACCAGCGGCTCCGCCGGCGAGGAGTTCGTCATCGAACTTCTCGACCGGGCAGTGTCCGGCATGGGCGGACAGAGCCGCAGCGGCCAGCACGAGATGGCCAGGCAGGTGGCGCGCGCTATCGACAGCGGCGACCACCTGCTGGTCCAGGCCGGCACCGGCACGGGCAAGTCCTTGGCATACTTGATTCCGCTGATTGCGCATTCACAGGTCAGCGACAAACCCACTTTGGTGTCCACTGCCACCCTGGCCCTGCAGACCCAGATCGTGGGCAGGGACCTTCCCCGGCTGCTGGAAACCATCACCCCCGCGCTGGAGCGCCCCGTTAAGGTCGCGCTCGTCAAGGGCCGGGCAAACTACGTCTGCCGGCACAAGCTCGACGGCGGGTTCCCCTCCGAAGAGCCTTCGGAGGGACAGCTCTTCTCCCTGGGCGAGGACACCAGCGTCCCGCACTTCGCCGCGTCCTTGGGCGGTCCGGCCTCGCAGCTGGGCAAGGAAGTGGTCAGGCTCCGGGAGTGGGCTGAGAAAACGGCCACGGGGGACCGGGATGAACTGATGCCGGGGGTGACGGACCGTGCCTGGCGGCAGGTGTCCGTCACGTCGATGGAATGCCTGGGCGCGCAGAAATGTCCCATGGCTGCCGAGTGCTTCAGCGAACTGGCCCGCCAGGACGCCGCCGAGGCTGACGTCGTGGTCACCAACCATGCCATGCTGGCCGTCAGCGCCTTCGAAGGCCTGGCAGTCCTGCCGGAGTACGACGTCGTGGTGGTCGACGAGGCGCACGAGCTGCAGGACCGGGTAACGGGAGCGGTCTCCGGCCAGCTGTCCGTGGCCATGGTCCACGCCGCCGCCTCCGGCGCCCGGAAAAATACCGGAATCACGGTGGATGCGCTCAATAACGCTGCTGCGAACCTTGAACTGGCCATCGCCGGAGTCCCCAGCGGCCTTCTGCCCAACGGCCTCAACGACGAACAGCTCGACTGCGTCGACCAGTTGCGGGAAGCCTGCCGCGCGGCCCTTTCGGACTCGAAAGGTGACAGTGCGAATACGGCCGACGGCGGTCGCCAGCTTGCGCGCTCACGCCTTATGGTCATCCTCGAGCTCTGTGAACGCCTGATCGCCGCCCGGGAAAACCGGGAAGTGGTCTGGTTCTCGCGGAACAGCACTTTTGACCCGCAGCAAGGCTATTCGCAGCCGGACGACGCAGCACCGGCCTTGATCAACATCGCCCCGTTGAGCGTGGCGGGGAAGCTCCGTGACGGGCTCTTTGCCGGCCACACAGTGGTCCTCACCTCAGCCACCCTCGCGATCGGAGCGGCGTTCGAGCCGGCTGCGGGAGGGCTTGGGCTGGTGGGGCCGGGCGCTCCCAGCTGGACCGGCGTAGACGTCGGGTCCCCGTTCGACTACCCCAAGCAGGGGATACTCTACGTTGCCAGCCATCTGCCCAAGCCCGGCCGCGGGACGTCGCCCGAAGCCCTGGATGAGCTGGAGAAGCTGATCCGGGCGTCCGGCGGCGGGGCACTGTGCCTCTTCTCCTCGCGGCGGGCGGCGGAGGAGGCGGCTGAGGCGATGCGCCCGCGCCTGGATGTCAGCATCCTGTGCCAGGGCGAATCAACCATGACGGCCCTGGTGCGGCAGTTTGCGGACGAGCCGGACACCTGCCTTTTCGGCACAATGTCCCTCTGGCAGGGCGTCGACGTTCCCGGCGGCTCGTGCCGGCTGGTGGTCATTGACCGGATTCCGTTCCCGCGGCCGGACGATCCGCTCATGACGGCGCGGTCCCGGGCGGTGGCCCAGGCGGGCGGCAACGGCTTTATGTCGGTGTCGGCCACCCACGCGGCGATCCGGCTCGCACAGGGAGCCGGCCGGCTGATCCGCTCCACGGGCGACAAGGGCGTTGTGGCTGTCCTTGATTCCCGGTTGTCCACGGAGCGGTACGGGGGCTTCCTGCGGGCCGCCCTGCCGCCTTTCTGGCCCACCACCGATCCGGCGGTTGCGGTTGCTGCGCTGTCGAGGTTGGCCCAGGCCCCGACGGCGGCGGCCGCAGGCTGA